The following coding sequences lie in one Fusarium poae strain DAOMC 252244 chromosome 1, whole genome shotgun sequence genomic window:
- a CDS encoding hypothetical protein (TransMembrane:1 (i35-52o)~BUSCO:6190at5125): protein MDEKAQLPPYSSISLPAPVGQQQQRSRRSLRRSRAIRLFALACLGFIVFAQWRQISPRKGTTLSVQKLNEDLQTCKKFRVKPQDPAGLGRDKNARYIDGGEPTLIRNATIWIGEPVEGTSQEDARSGKGWEWVQGDVFLEKGLIQRVEKDIKTTSLPDNTVVYEAHGRRLTSGVVDTHSHAGVYPLPSLNGNSDGNEMSDNITPWARAIDSLLPLDPQIEVIKSGGVTTSLILPGSGNNIGGEAYLIKHAVGKPDGRKEISAQDLLADPDRNWRYMKMACGENAKNVHGRVGNRPFSRMGESYEFRHAFEQARALIQKQDDWCAKAESQGVESLDEYLPGEIAWESLTAALRGQVHINTHCYTIPDLEAMVDHTNEFKFAVRAFHHAHQTYLVPEILKRTWGGRAPASALFADNMFYKTEAYIGSEYAGKILNENNLTVVYVSDNPVINAQHVLFEAAKGHHYGLPYHVAMASVTSAPAELLGMGKRLGKVKPGFDADVVVWDSDPLSVGAAPVQVWIDGTAQFESPVELPKKQESSVVIEKPAEIVEEPSKLDNVLITGVTKVLLEDGKTYESQGQPVNVVVSKGKISCIGNCDSEFDAATATGAKTIALKNGYLTRAFTAVGGTLGLSEIEAEDVTNNGPNPLVFSRAIDGLALDSKKLHVAARYGVTRAISAPAFVGGATHFGTSVGFSTSALTSIEEGAVFAPDLAVHYTLDINVRGTTSYSAAFGGLRNKLLTAATSTQPVVNPFSEEAYLKQVVSGERVLALTINSADGISTALRIKSEIEGLLETSEVVGVAQRLKVAIIGGAESHMVAKELGEAGVGVILSPLQSIGDSWDSRRVLTGAPLTNGTVADALLDAGVTVAIGLHEDWELRDLGFAAGTAYKNGGGRLNEKEAVDLVSTNIYKILGADEKAKKDSGHFMVTEGSPLEIGSRLKAVGHGRDQVSVFI from the exons ATGGACGAAAAGGCTCAACTTCCGCCTTATAGCTCCATCTCGCTGCCAGCGCCTGTTggtcaacagcaacaacgaAGTAGGCGATCCTTGCGTCGTTCACGCGCCATCAGACTCTTTGCTTTGGCATGTCTTGGATTCATCGTATTCGCGCAATGGCGGCAAATTTCACCACGAAAGGGAACCACTTTATCTGTTCAGAAATTAAATGAGGACCTGCAGACGTGCAAGAAGTTCCGCGTCAAGCCCCAGGACCCAGCTGGTCTTGGACGAGATAAGAATGCCCGTTATATCGATGGTGGCGAGCCAACTCTGATCAGGAACGCTACCATCTGGATTGGAGAGCCTGTCGAGGGAACTAGTCAAGAGGATGCGCGTTCTGGAAAAGGCTGGGAGTGGGTGCAGGGTGATGTCTTTCTCGAGAAGGGTCTCATTCAACGTGTCGAGAAAGATATCAAGACTACTTCTTTGCCCGACAATACTGTTGTCTACGAGGCCCATGGTCGCCGATTAACAAGCGGTGTTGTCGATACGCACAGTCATGCTGGCGTGTACCCACTGCCTTCTCTCAATGGTAACTCTGATGGCAATGAGATGTCGGACAACATCACACCCTGGGCCCGGGCTATCGATTCGCTTCTTCCCTTGGATCCTCAAATCGAGGTCATTAAATCAGGCGGTGTTACGACTTCACTCATCCTACCAGGATCTGGCAACAACATTGGCGGAGAAGCCTATCTCATCAAACATGCTGTTGGTAAACCCGATGGCCGCAAAGAAATCAGTGCTCAGGACTTGCTGGCCGACCCTGATCGCAACTGGCGCTACATGAAAATGGCATGCGGTGAGAATGCCAAGAATGTTCATGGCCGCGTAGGAAACAGGCCTTTCAGCCGTATGGGTGAAAGCTACGAATTCCGTCATGCTTTTGAGCAGGCCAGAGCCCTGATTCAGAAGCAGGATGACTGGTGTGCCAAGGCCGAGTCCCAAGGTGTTGAATCTTTGGATGAGTATCTTCCTGGCGAAATTGCTTGGGAATCTTTGACCGCTGCTCTCCGTGGCCAAGTCCATATCAACACGCATTGCTATACTATTCCTGACCTAGAGGCCATGGTCGACCACACCAATGAGTTCAAATTCGCTGTTCGGGCTTTCCACCATGCTCATCAGACGTACCTAGTCCCAGAG ATTCTGAAGAGAACTTGGGGAGGACGCGCTCCTGCATCAGCCCTCTTCGCGGATAACATGTTTTACAAGACTGAAGCATACATCGGCTCTGAGTATGCTGGTAAGATTCTCAATGAAAACAACCTCACAGTCGTATACGTCAGTGACAACCCTGTCATCAACGCGCAGCACGTCCTCTTCGAAGCAGCCAAGGGACACCACTATGGTCTTCCATACCACGTTGCCATGGCCAGTGTAACATCTGCGCCCGCCGAGCTGCTTGGTATGGGCAAGCGACTGGGCAAGGTCAAGCCTGGCTTCGATGCCGATGTTGTTGTCTGGGATAGCGACCCTCTCAGTGTTGGCGCGGCTCCTGTTCAGGTCTGGATTGACGGAACAGCTCAGTTTGAAAGCCCCGTCGAGCTGCCTAAGAAACAGGAATCTTCTGTAGTCATCGAGAAGCCTGCCGAAATTGTCGAGGAGCCAAGCAAGCTTGACAACGTCCTTATCACCGGTGTCACCAAGGTGCTTCTCGAAGATGGTAAGACTTATGAATCTCAAGGTCAGCCTGTCAACGTGGTTGTTTCTAAGGGTAAGATCTCTTGTATTGGCAACTGTGACTCTGAATTCGATGCTGCGACCGCAACTGGCGCAAAGACCATTGCTCTCAAGAACGGTTACTTGACTCGAGCTTTCACAGCTGTGGGCGGTACCTTGGGTCTCAGCGAGATCGAAGCTGAGGATGTGACCAACAATGGACCCAACCCGCTGGTCTTTTCCAGGGCTATTGACGGACTTGCACTTGACTCCAAGAAGTTGCACGTTGCAGCTCGCTATGGTGTCACCAGAGCCATCTCAGCTCCCGCCTTTGTGGGTGGCGCAACTCACTTCGGCACCAGCGTTGGCTTTTCTACTTCAGCATTGACCAGTATCGAAGAAGGGGCTGTATTTGCTCCTGATCTGGCAGTTCATTACACTCTGGATATCAATGTCAGGGGTACAACTAGCTACTCGGCAGCCTTTGGTGGACTGAGAAACAAACTACTCACGGCTGCGACGTCCACTCAGCCCGTTGTTAACCCATTTTCAGAAGAAGCCTATCTCAAGCAGGTGGTGAGTGGTGAGCGAGTCCTAGCCCTTACCATCAACAGCGCAGATGGGATTTCGACAGCTCTTCGAATCAAGTCTGAGATTGAAGGTCTACTCGAGACTTCTGAAGTGGTGGGAGTAGCTCAGCGCCTCAAAGTGGCCATTATCGGTGGTGCTGAGTCTCACATGGTGGCTAAGGAGCTTGGAGAGGCTGGCGTTGGTGTTATCCTGTCGCCTTTGCAGTCGATCGGTGATAGCTGGGACTCCCGTCGCGTACTCACTGGTGCGCCACTTACAAACGGCACAGTCGCCGATGCACTGCTTGATGCAGGCGTAACAGTGGCAATTGGACTCCATGAGGACTGGGAGCTGCGTGATCTTGGCTTTGCAGCTGGAACTGCTTACAAGAACGGAGGTGGGCGGTTGAATGAGAAGGAGGCAGTTGATCTTGTCAGTACAAACATTTACAAGATCCTTGGAGCAGACGAAAAGGCGAAAAAGGACTCTGGACATTTCATGGTAACTGAGGGAAGTCCTCTTGAGATTGGATCGCGGCTCAAGGCGGTTGGTCATGGAAGGGACCAAGTATCTGTGTTTATCTAG
- the CHS2 gene encoding Chitin synthase, class 2 (TransMembrane:7 (o815-834i854-878o890-912i924-948o968-987i1094-1115o1127-1152i)~BUSCO:1830at5125~CAZy:GT2_Chitin_synth_1): MDPNMSRPPDYSLPPYDDEDLHHTPTGYSPAAVRLLTSEEHYDPHPHTYVPPSSPSQNPIPIQTPPTRPASSNSPSAASSLPKSTTSPPNPPPEFPLPLFASQTGLDMSSEAGERAFKPEPGQQDNTQANIHNQQEQPSPNPPSYSRSMAESQSLLPNRPVNGSPAAKLQNRNRTSIHVAFADLPTDLPEIPEGISERRRVHKEHHHLGLEANPTVPPRPVSRLKNINSQDQIPSIRSPRNLNYQPSVRSSRSGSIFDDAPSLGPPGGGSYMSYDTREYGSPQRPWTPSSRMSDFTRSDLSRPPPNNDMYEPSDLNGSPRPGTPSSRYGGSPRRPLPPAPLFHTSRQAVPPFADDATVSIPLHDPMDDDVFGPESDLSDARPHPVDRSSYMSAESQDTLNEGDFDDYDKFEHYGPAPTGAQERRGVRAPQMARKEVQLINGELVLECKIPTILYSFLPRRGEVEFTHMRYTAVTCDPDDFVERGYTLRQTFGKTVRETELFICVTMYNEDEIGFTRTMHAVMKNISHFCSRTRSRTWGENGWQKIVVCIVSDGREKIHPRTLDALAAMGVYQHGIAKNFVNNRAVQAHVYEYTTQVSLDSDLKFKGAEKGIVPCQMIFCLKEKNQRKLNSHRWFFNAFGQALNPNVCILLDVGTRPSGTSLYHLWKAFDTDSNVAGACGEIKAMKGKFGANLLNPLVASQNFEYKMSNILDKPLESVFGYITVLPGALSAYRYHALQNDETGHGPLSQYFKGETLHGQHADVFTANMYLAEDRILCWELVAKRNERWVLKYVKGCTGETDVPDTVPEFISQRRRWLNGAFFAAVYSLVHFKQIWFTDHTFARKILLHMEFLYQFIQLMFTFFSLANFYLTFYFVAGGLTDPKIDPFGHNIATVIFHILRYSCVLLISTQFILSLGNRPQGSRKLYLASMIIYSIIMMYTTFATFYIIIRQLTSKDDDIKMGDNVFTNMIVSILSTIGMYFIMSIMYLDPWHMITSSAQYFILLPSYICTLQVYAFCNTHDVTWGTKGDNVMKTDLGGAVGKGETVELEMPSEQLDIDSGYDEALRNLRDRLEVPEPPPSDSQLQEDYYKSVRTYLVLTWMIGNGILGMAVSEIYSARGIGDNYYLRFLLWSVAALAVFRAVGSTTFAILNVINMIIEGRVRLTLKAPRWLGGVKERVSDKMSSVSSNLRS, from the exons ATGGACCCGAATATGTCGCGCCCACCCGACTACAGCCTCCCGCCTTACGATGACGAGGACCTTCACCACACGCCTACGGGTTATAGTCCTGCTGCTGTGAGATTGTTGACATCAGAGGAACACTACGACCCTCATCCTCACACGTATGTACCACCTTCATCCCCCAGCCAGAATCCCATTCCCATTCAGACGCCTCCTACACGCCCTGCCTCTTCAAATTCTCCTTCTGCCGCCTCTTCACTCCCAAAGTCAACAACTTCTCCTCCCAACCCTCCACCAGAGTTTCCTCTTCCATTGTTTGCTTCACAAACAGGTCTCGACATGTCTTCAGAAGCAGGAGAACGGGCCTTCAAGCCTGAACCCGGTCAGCAAGATAATACTCAAGCGAACATTCACAATCAGCAAGAACAACCTTCACCCAACCCTCCATCATACTCACGTTCTATGGCCGAATCCCAATCTCTGTTGCCTAACAGGCCAGTTAATGGCAGTCCAGCTGCAAAGTTGCAGAACAGGAACAGAACTAGCATCCACGTCGCCTTTGCAGATCTACCTACGGATCTACCAGAGATTCCCGAGGGGATTAGCGAGAGACGTAGGGTCCACAAAGAACACCATCACCTTGGCTTAGAAGCGAATCCAACTGTCCCTCCACGTCCAGTCAGTCGCTTGAAGAATATAAACTCACAAGACCAAATTCCCAGTATCCGAAGTCCTCGAAATCTCAACTATCAACCCAGCGTCCGCTCATCAAGATCCGGTTCCATCTTCGACGATGCCCCGTCGTTGGGTCCCCCAGGCGGAGGTTCTTACATGTCCTATGATACACGAGAATATGGCTCTCCACAGCGACCATGGACACCCTCTTCTCGTATGTCTGACTTCACCAGATCCGATCTCTCGAGGCCTCCCCCAAACAACGACATGTATGAGCCCTCCGATTTGAACGGAAGCCCCAGACCTGGAACACCCTCATCGAGATACGGCGGCAGTCCACGACGACCTCTCCCCCCTGCGCCTCTTTTTCACACCTCGAGACAAGCTGTTCCACCATTCGCAGATGATGCGACTGTTTCCATTCCATTGCACGACCCTATGGACGACGATGTTTTTGGCCCTGAATCTGACCTGAGCGACGCCCGGCCTCATCCAGTTGACCGCAGTTCTTACATGTCTGCAGAGTCCCAAGACACATTAAACGAAGGCGACTTCGATGACTACGACAAGTTTGAGCACTATGGCCCTGCTCCAACCGGTGCCCAAGAACGACGAGGTGTTCGTGCTCCTCAGATGGCAAGGAAAGAAGTTCAGCTCATCAACGGTGAACTGGTGCTGGAGTGTAAGATCCCGACAATTCTGTACAGTTTCTTGCCTCGACGTGGCGAAGTCGAGTTCACTCACATGCGTTATACGGCTGTCACATGTGACCCTGACGACTTTGTTGAAAGAGGCTACACTCTACGACAAACCTTTGGCAAGACAGTCAGAGAGACTGAGCTGTTTATATGTGTCACTATGTATAACGAAGATGAGATCGGCTTCACTCGAACAATGCACGCCGTTATGAAGAACATCTCGCATTTCTGTTCACGCACGCGCTCTCGTACCTGGGGTGAGAATGGGTGGCAGAAAATTGTCGTTTGCATTGTTTCAGACGGTCGTGAAAAGATTCACCCTCGTACCCTGGATGCCCTCGCTGCCATGGGTGTCTATCAGCACGGCATCGCAAAGAACTTCGTCAACAACCGTGCTGTACAGGCTCACGTTTACGAATACACAACCCAGGTCTCTCTTGACTCCGATCTCAAATTCAAGGGTGCGGAGAAGGGCATCGTTCCCTGCCAGATGATTTTCTGTCTCAAGGAAAAGAACCAACGTAAGCTCAACTCGCACCGTTGGTTCTTCAACGCATTCGGCCAGGCTCTCAACCCCAACGTCTGCATCTTGCTAGATGTTGGTACCCGTCCCAGTGGTACATCTCTGTACCATTTGTGGAAGGCTTTCGATACCGACTCCAACGTTGCTGGCGCTTGTGGAGAGATCAAGGCCATGAAGGGCAAATTCGGTGCTAACCTACTCAACCCCCTCGTTGCGTCTCAGAACTTTGAGTACAAAATGTCCAATATTCTTGACAAGCCCCTCGAGTCTGTCTTTGGCTACATTACTGTCTTGCCCGGTGCTCTAAGTGCTTACCGATACCACGCGCTTCAGAATGATGAGACTGGCCATGGCCCTCTAAGCCAATACTTCAAGGGTGAGACTCTGCACGGACAGCATGCCGATGTATTCACTGCCAACATGTATCTCGCTGAAGATCGTATCCTCTGTTGGGAGTTGGTAGCCAAACGTAACGAAAGATGGGTTCTCAAGTACGTCAAGGGATGTACTGGTGAAACTGATGTGCCTG ATACTGTTCCTGAGTTCATCTCTCAGCGACGTCGATGGCTCAACGGTGCCTTCTTTGCTGCCGTTTACTCTCTTGTTCACTTCAAGCAGATTTGGTTCACAGATCATACTTTCGCTCGCAAGATTCTCTTGCATATGGAGTTCCTGTACCAGTTCATTCAGCTCATGTTCACCTTCTTCTCTCTGGCCAACTTCTACCTCACTTTCTACTTCGTCGCAGGTGGTTTGACAGATCCCAAGATCGATCCCTTTGGGCACAATATTGCTACTGTCATCTTTCACATCCTTCGATACTCGTGTGTGCTTCTTATATCAACGCAATTCATCCTCTCTCTCGGTAATCGACCTCAAGGTTCCAGGAAGCTATACCTTGCCAGTATGATTATTTACAGTATTATCATGATGTACACGACGTTTGCAACATTCTACATCATCATCCGCCAGCTTACATcgaaggacgacgacataAAGATGGGCGACAACGTCTTTACCAACATGATCGTATCCATCTTATCGACGATCGGCATGTATTTCATCATGTCAATAATGTATCTGGATCCATGGCACATGATCACATCTTCGGCGCAATACTTTATCCTTCTTCCCAGTTACATTTGTACCCTGCAAGTCTACGCCTTCTGTAACACTCACGATGTCACTTGGGGTACCAAGGGTGACAACGTTATGAAGACTGATCTGGGTGGTGCCGTGGGCAAGGGTGAGACTGTCGAGCTAGAAATGCCCAGCGAACAGCTCGATATTGACAGTGGATACGATGAGGCTCTACGTAACCTTCGCGATCGTCTCGAAGTCCCCGAGCCTCCCCCTAGCGATTCTCAACTGCAGGAAGATTACTACAAGAGTGTCCGAACCTACCTGGTTCTCACTTGGATGATCGGTAACGGTATCCTTGGCATGGCTGTGTCTGAAATCTACAGTGCCAGAGGCATTGGCGACAACTACTATTTGCGCTTCCTTCTTTGGTCGGTCGCCGCCCTCGCCGTTTTCCGTGCCGTTGGTTCCACCACCTTTGCTATCCTCAATGTGATCAATATGATTATTGAAGGTCGGGTGCGTTTGACTCTCAAGGCCCCTCGTTGGTTGGGCGGCGTGAAGGAGAGGGTCAGCGACAAGATGAGCAGTGTGTCAAGCAACCTACGCAGTTGA
- a CDS encoding hypothetical protein (BUSCO:746at5125), with the protein MDAATQHQVKTPEEAVARIAYLSSDVIISVQPAIGTDSEFSSHLNRYAGRKDSSLVAQSADTVPEIIPVRHNTDPLLSVYTPTRAGKLVSVTTTSTILLPSVSHLYKLANYPVVLHVSLQPRTFPDYSVITAIRNSGFTFVQSETLQEAQDLALTAHALAIRTGKGVVHFFAPSTSAKDKPIGVEDASVVRDVLDIESVRRYQAGSASSSQTGIYADDGHIAVSSDHDTPATTGATASGNLTVPPSANASKAPSAGTSVKSSQDSESSTPVAPSSVATTVESAPPQVTSEDIYKSAGRIWAQLKASVGREYSAFEYSGPPDAENCLFIFGSDAGAFAQAIDEANSQEIFANTAILTPRLYRPWLGSRLVEAIPRSVKRIAVLEQIHRKTTKWGPLLIDVLTSVKSGPGGVEAIVGHQLGYIAPDVVVQALRGVLQNLTAEKPIQNLEVGKKEAWKEPTGYDLQAPQLETAYTKILDQLFGQRAYVANAIKSSTTGLSSTVSASPEFGFGSLLARKQRRGQFVSQVKDAATNGSFTTDAPKSWLARWAMNADDSSKSTEIADDVIARLETDGSPLAAELLSAKGLFRKESLWLTGSDAWSYDLGNSGVHHVLASGENVNMLIIDSTPYSERAVADANRRKKDIGLYAMNFGNVYVASTAVYSSYTQVLQALLEADKFEGPSVVLAYLPYFGETDSPLTVLQETKKAVDTGYWPLYRWNPENEKKGEPNFSLDSELIKQELKKFLARDNQLTQLAAKEPKFAAALVKDFGSEVRAQQKRKAKDAYNQLLEGLLGAPLTILYASDNGNSTTLAKRLASRGRARGLKTTVLAMEDYPLEDLPTEENIVFITSTAGQGEFPQNGLPFWDAIKDNTDLDLAAVSYSIFGLGDSHYWPRKEDKIYYNKPAKDLDRVLTNLGGKHLIDIGLGDDQDPDSFQTGYKEWEPKLWAALGVDKVDGLPDEPPPITNEDIKLASNYLRGTIVEGLNDPSTLAISASDQQLTKFHGTYMQDDRDIRDERKAQGLEPAYSFMIRCRLPGGISTPQQWVQMDDIANELGNETMKLTTRQTFQFHGVVKSKLKPAMQAINRALMTTIAACGDVNRNVMCSSLPTQSKYHRQVFACSQLISDHLLPSTSAYHEIWLTDDDNKKTQVAGDAVQDFEPLYGPTYLPRKFKITIAIPPHNDTDVYAHDIGLIAIKGEDGNLAGFNVLAGGGMGATHNNKKTYPQTGRMFGFCKTEDIHIACEKIMLVQRDHGDRKNRKHARLKYTIDDMTVPVFRSKVEELWGKKFENEKPFEFKSNVDTFGWQKDENGLNHFTFFIENGRIEDTPEFQMKTGLREIAKSLKGESEFRLTGNQHLILSNVDDKDLADVKELMKKYKLDNVQFSALRLSSSACVAFPTCGLAMAESERYLPVLISKLEGCLEENGLRQDSIVMRMTGCPNGCARPWLAEVAFVGKAYGAYNMYLGGGYHGQRLNKLYRQSIKEDEILDIMKPLLKRYALERNEGERFGDFCVRSGVIVATTDGQNFHDNVADEEEDDE; encoded by the exons ATGGACGCTGCTACACAGCACCAGGTCAAGACTCCTGAGGAGGCTG TGGCTCGAATTGCCTACCTCTCCAGCGATGTCATTATCTCCGTTCAGCCTGCCATTGGCACCGATTCCGAGTTCTCCTCTCACCTGAACCGATACGCAGGTCGCAAGGATAGCAGCTTGGTCGCTCAGAGCGCTGATACAGTTCCTGAG ATCATTCCCGTTCGACACAACACCGATCCTCTTCTATCAGTGTACACTCCTACCCGAGCCGGCAAGCTCGTCTCAGTCACAACCACATCCACCATCCTCCTACCTTCGGTGTCACACCTATACAAGTTGGCCAACTACCCAGTTGTCCTGCACGTCTCTCTCCAGCCTCGAACATTCCCCGATTACTCTGTTATCACCGCCATCCGTAACTCGGGGTTCACATTTGTTCAGTCTGAGACCCTTCAGGAGGCACAGGATTTGGCTTTGACTGCTCACGCTCTTGCCATCCGAACTGGCAAGGGTGTTGTCCACTTCTTTGCTCCTTCCACATCAGCAAAGGATAAGCCTATTGGCGTCGAGGACGCTTCAGTCGTCCGCGACGTTCTCGATATCGAGAGTGTCCGCCGATACCAGGCTGGCTCCGCTTCCTCTTCACAGACTGGAATCTACGCCGATGATGGCCACATTGCCGTCTCTTCAGACCACGATACACCAGCTACAACTGGTGCCACCGCCAGTGGCAACCTCACTGTGCCTCCCAGTGCCAATGCCTCCAAGGCCCCTTCAGCCGGAACTTCAGTCAAGTCCAGCCAGGACAGCGAGTCCAGCACTCCTGTTGCGCCCTCATCGGTCGCCACAACAGTCGAGTCTGCCCCTCCTCAGGTCACTTCGGAGGACATCTACAAGTCCGCTGGACGTATCTGGGCACAGCTCAAGGCATCTGTTGGCCGAGAGTACAGCGCTTTCGAGTACTCTGGCCCCCCTGATGCTGAGAACTGCCTTTTCATCTTCGGCTCTGATGCCGGCGCTTTCGCTCAAGCAATCGACGAGGCCAACTCACAGGAGATCTTCGCCAACACCGCCATCCTTACCCCTCGCCTCTACCGACCTTGGCTCGGTTCCAGACTTGTTGAGGCCATTCCTCGATCAGTTAAGCGCATCGCCGTGTTGGAGCAGATCCACCGCAAGACTACCAAGTGGGGTCCCCTCCTCATTGATGTTTTGACTTCCGTAAAGAGTGGTCCCGGTGGCGTTGAGGCTATTGTTGGCCACCAGCTTGGCTACATCGCCCCTGATGTTGTCGTCCAGGCCCTGCGTGGTGTTCTTCAGAACCTTACTGCTGAGAAGCCCATCCAGAACCTCGAGGTTGGAAAGAAGGAGGCCTGGAAGGAGCCCACTGGTTACGATCTCCAGGCTCCCCAGCTTGAGACTGCCTACACCAAGATTCTTGACCAGCTTTTTGGCCAACGAGCTTACGTTGCCAACGCTATCAAGTCTTCTACTACTGGTCTCTCATCCACTGTCTCTGCTAGCCCCGAGTTTGGATTCGGTTCCCTTTTGGCCCGTAAGCAGCGTCGTGGCCAGTTTGTTTCTCAGGTCAAGGATGCTGCTACCAACGGTAGCTTCACCACTGATGCCCCCAAGAGCTGGTTGGCACGATGGGCTATGAACGCTGATGATTCCTCCAAGTCGACTGAGATTGCCGACGATGTCATCGCTAGGCTTGAGACTGACGGTTCTCCTCTGGCTGCTGAGCTCCTTTCTGCCAAGGGTCTTTTCCGAAAGGAGTCCCTCTGGTTGACTGGTTCTGATGCCTGGTCTTATGACCTGGGTAACTCTGGTGTTCACCACGTCCTTGCCTCCGGCGAGAACGTCAACATGCTCATCATCGACTCTACTCCTTACTCAGAGCGTGCTGTTGCTGATGCCAACCGTCGCAAGAAGGACATTGGTCTTTATGCCATGAACTTCGGCAACGTCTACGTTGCCTCCACCGCCGTCTACAGCTCTTACACTCAGGTTCTCCAGGCTCTTCTTGAggctgacaagtttgagggtcCCTCTGTCGTCCTCGCCTACCTTCCCTACTTCGGCGAGACTGATTCCCCCCTCACTGTTCTCCAGGAGACCAAGAAGGCTGTTGATACCGGATACTGGCCTCTATACCGATGGAACCCCGAGAACGAGAAGAAGGGCGAGCCCAACTTCTCTCTCGACTCCGAGCTTATCAAGCAGGAGCTCAAGAAGTTCCTTGCTCGCGACAACCAGCTCACTCAGCTGGCTGCCAAGGAGCCTAAGTTCGCTGCTGCTCTTGTCAAGGACTTTGGAAGCGAGGTCCGAGCTCaacagaagagaaaggcCAAGGACGCCTACAACCAGCTCCTTGAGGGTCTTCTAGGCGCTCCTCTGACCATTCTATATGCTTCCGACAACGGAAACTCTACCACTTTGGCCAAGCGATTGGCTAGCCGCGGTCGCGCTCGTGGCCTGAAGACCACTGTCCTGGCTATGGAGGACTACCCTCTTGAGGATCTTCCTACTGAGGAGAACATTGTCTTCATCACTTCCACTGCTGGCCAAGGTGAATTCCCCCAGAACGGTCTGCCGTTCTGGGACGCTATCAAGGACAACACCGATCTTGACCTTGCTGCCGTCAGCTACTCCATCTTCGGTCTTGGTGACAGCCACTACTGGCCCCGAAAGGAGGACAAGATCTACTACAACAAGCCTGCCAAGGATCTTGACCGTGTCCTGACCAACCTGGGTGGTAAGCACCTGATCGACATCGGACTTGGTGACGACCAGGATCCCGACAGCTTCCAGACTGGTTACAAGGAGTGGGAGCCTAAGCTATGGGCTGCCCTTGGCGTGGATAAGGTCGATGGTCTTCCTGATGAGCCCCCGCCAATCACCAACGAAGACATCAAGCTGGCTTCCAACTACCTCCGTGGTACTATTGTCGAGGGTCTTAACGATCCCTCTACTCTCGCTATCTCGGCCTCCGACCAGCAGCTTACCAAGTTCCACGGAACATACATGCAGGATGACCGTGATATCCGAGATGAGCGAAAGGCTCAGGGTCTTGAGCCCGCTTACTCTTTCATGATCCGATGCCGTCTACCTGGTGGTATCTCGACTCCTCAGCAGTGGGTTCAGATGGACGACATTGCCAACGAGCTCGGTAACGAGACCATGAAGCTCACAACCCGACAGACCTTCCAGTTCCATGGTGTTGTCAAGAGCAAGCTCAAGCCCGCTATGCAGGCTATCAACCGCGCTCTCATGACCACCATTGCTGCTTGTGGTGACGTGAACCGTAACGTCATGTGCAGTTCGCTCCCTACCCAGTCCAAGTACCACCGTCAAGTTTTCGCCTGCTCTCAGCTTATCAGCGATCATCTCCTGCCCTCAACCAGTGCCTACCATGAGATTTGGCTGACTGACGACGACAACAAGAAGACTCAAGTCGCTGGCGATGCCGTCCAGGACTTCGAGCCCCTCTACGgtcctacctacctgcccCGAAAGTTCAAGATCACCATTGCCATTCCTCCTCACAACGACACTGATGTGTATGCTCACGACATTGGTCTGATCGCCATCAAGGGCGAGGATGGCAACCTTGCTGGTTTCAACGTCCTTGCCGGTGGTGGTATGGGTGCCACTCacaacaacaagaagacATACCCCCAGACTGGTCGCATGTTTGGCTTCTGTAAGACTGAGGATATTCACATTGCTTgtgagaagatcatgctcgtCCAGCGTGACCACGGTGATCGCAAGAACCGAAAGCACGCTCGTCTCAAGTACACCATCGACGACATGACGGTGCCCGTCTTCCGCAGCAAGGTTGAGGAGCTCTGGGGCAAGAAGTTCGAGAACGAGAAACCCTTCGAGTTCAAGAGCAACGTCGATACCTTTGGCTGGCAGAAGGATGAGAACGGTCTTAACCACTTCACCTTCTTCATCGAAAACGGTCGTATCGAGGATACACCCGAGTTCCAGATGAAGACTGGCCTGCGCGAGATCGCCAAGTCCCTCAAGGGCGAGTCTGAGTTCCGTCTTACAGGTAACCAGCATCTCATCCTTAGCAATGTCGACGATAAGGACCTTGCCGATGTCAAGGAGCTCATGAAGAAGTACAAGCTGGATAACGTTCAGTTCTCTGCCCTCCGTCTCAGCTCTTCCGCTTGTGTTGCTTTCCCCACTTGTGGTCTTGCCATGGCTGAGTCTGAGCGATACCTGCCTGTCCTCATTTCCAAGCTTGAGGGCTGCCTGGAGGAGAACGGTCTTCGCCAGGACTCAATTGTCATGCGTATGACTGGTTGCCCCAACGGTTGCGCTCGTCCTTGGTTGGCCGAGGTTGCTTTCGTCGGTAAGGCGTACGGTGCTTACAACATGTACCTGGGTGGTGGCTACCACGGCCAGCGCCTCAACAAGCTATATCGCCAGAGCATTAAGGAGGATGAGATTCTCGACATCATGAAGCCTCTCCTCAAGCGATACGCTCTCGAGCGAAACGAGGGCGAGCGCTTCGGTGACTTCTGCGTCCGCTCTGGTGTCATTGTTGCCACAACCGACGGACAGAACTTCCACGACAAC GTTgccgatgaagaagaggatgatgaatAA